From a single Pseudomonas serboccidentalis genomic region:
- a CDS encoding autotransporter domain-containing protein, translated as MEVRIKPAAVGTLLLAVSIAQANAQYVESGQPGDPASWRSAEFQRDWGLARMQADQAYAAGITGKGVKIGALDSGFDATHPEFATERYHPVLASGSYVDGSLFSVNGTLNPNNDSHGTHVVGTMGASRDGNGMHGVAYNAQIYVGNTNKNDSFLFGPKPDPRYFKAVYDALADAGVRAINNSWGSQPPDVSYRTLADLHAAYAQHWNQGTWLDAAADVSRRGVINVFSAGNSGYPNASVRSALPYFQPDLEGHWLAVSGLDQSNQQKYNQCGIAKYWCITTPGAKIDSTIPGGGYAIKSGTSMAAPHATGALALVMERYPYMNNQQALEVLLTTATQLDGSVTDAPTERVGWGVANLNRAMRGPGQLLGAFNANLAAGQSDVWSNDISDKALLQRQGEDLAEHSAWQQTLQDKGWQNGVPAGASQQDQTDYAVGMARDAAAATRVYQGSLIKSGAGRLLLTGDNTFRGPTTVNGGLLSVNGSLASAVTVNDSGTLGGSGRIAALTANSGGRVAPGNSIGTLNVAGDVTFAQGSTYAVELSPTNSDRIVAGGTASISGATVSLSLENSPTLLSTTEARSLLGHSYDILQAAGGIQGQFGAVLPDYLFIGGNLDYAANAIQLDIQRNATSFASVGQTPNQRAVAAAVEGLGAGHSVYESLLLSPSAASAQQAFQQLSGEIYPALGSMLINDSRQLRDAVGERLHDANATHSNGWIKALGAWGSTDSGQDTSRYSTSIGGLLAGVDGALDEQTRIGLVTGYSDSSLNMGSDTHSSAKVDSYHLGAYAGHDIGAWRLSTGAAYSWHRADVKRDLQYGDVSAKQKTKVDAATTQVFGEAAYRLNLQPVALEPFANLAYVHLDTDGFTEKGDAAALKSTGDQRDVVLSTLGVRAVKRFNLSAGQALDVSGHLGWQHSLSDIDAEQHLRFASGSTPYSVESSALVRDAALVGVQASLALSKDVRVNLDYNGQLANREKSHGVGLSLNWQF; from the coding sequence ATGGAAGTACGCATCAAGCCGGCGGCGGTCGGCACCCTGTTGCTCGCAGTTTCCATCGCGCAAGCCAATGCGCAATACGTCGAATCCGGCCAACCCGGCGATCCGGCCAGTTGGCGCAGCGCCGAGTTCCAGCGCGACTGGGGTCTGGCGCGGATGCAGGCCGATCAGGCCTACGCCGCCGGGATCACCGGCAAGGGCGTGAAGATCGGCGCTCTCGATTCCGGCTTCGATGCCACCCACCCCGAGTTCGCCACCGAGCGTTATCACCCGGTACTGGCGTCCGGCAGCTATGTCGACGGTTCGCTGTTCAGCGTCAACGGCACCCTCAACCCCAACAACGACTCCCACGGCACCCACGTGGTCGGCACCATGGGCGCGAGCCGTGACGGCAATGGCATGCACGGCGTGGCATACAACGCGCAAATCTACGTCGGCAATACCAACAAGAACGACAGCTTCCTGTTTGGCCCCAAACCCGATCCGCGTTACTTCAAAGCGGTGTATGACGCTCTGGCTGACGCTGGCGTGCGCGCCATCAACAACAGTTGGGGCAGCCAGCCGCCGGATGTCAGCTATCGCACCCTGGCCGATCTGCACGCGGCCTATGCTCAGCACTGGAATCAGGGCACCTGGCTCGACGCCGCGGCGGACGTCTCGCGCCGCGGCGTGATCAACGTGTTCAGTGCTGGCAACAGCGGCTACCCGAACGCCAGCGTGCGTTCGGCGCTGCCGTATTTTCAGCCGGATCTCGAAGGCCACTGGCTGGCAGTGTCGGGGCTGGATCAAAGCAATCAGCAGAAGTACAACCAGTGCGGCATCGCCAAATACTGGTGCATCACCACGCCGGGGGCGAAGATCGACAGCACTATCCCGGGCGGCGGGTACGCGATCAAGTCCGGCACCTCGATGGCCGCACCGCACGCCACCGGGGCACTGGCGCTGGTGATGGAACGCTATCCGTACATGAACAATCAGCAGGCGCTCGAAGTGCTGCTGACCACCGCCACGCAACTCGACGGCTCGGTCACCGATGCACCGACCGAGCGGGTTGGCTGGGGCGTCGCCAACCTGAACCGGGCGATGCGCGGGCCGGGGCAATTGCTGGGGGCGTTCAATGCCAACCTGGCTGCCGGGCAAAGCGACGTCTGGAGCAATGACATCTCCGACAAGGCCTTGCTCCAGCGTCAGGGCGAAGACCTCGCCGAACACAGCGCCTGGCAGCAGACCTTGCAGGACAAAGGTTGGCAGAACGGCGTACCGGCCGGCGCCAGTCAGCAGGATCAGACCGATTACGCAGTGGGCATGGCCCGTGATGCCGCAGCGGCGACCCGGGTCTATCAGGGCAGCCTGATCAAATCCGGAGCAGGGCGCTTGCTGCTGACCGGCGACAACACCTTTCGCGGCCCGACCACGGTCAACGGCGGCTTGCTCAGCGTCAACGGTTCGCTGGCCTCGGCGGTGACCGTCAATGACAGCGGCACCCTGGGCGGCTCCGGGCGGATCGCTGCGCTGACAGCCAACAGCGGCGGCCGCGTGGCGCCGGGCAATTCCATAGGCACCTTGAATGTTGCCGGTGACGTGACCTTTGCGCAGGGTTCGACCTACGCGGTCGAGCTGTCGCCGACCAATAGCGACCGTATCGTCGCCGGCGGCACCGCAAGCATCAGCGGCGCCACCGTCAGCCTGTCGCTGGAAAACAGCCCGACCTTGCTCAGCACTACTGAAGCCCGCAGCCTGCTCGGCCACTCATACGACATTCTGCAAGCAGCCGGTGGCATTCAAGGCCAGTTCGGTGCGGTGTTGCCGGACTACCTGTTCATCGGTGGCAACCTCGACTACGCGGCCAACGCGATTCAGCTCGACATCCAGCGCAACGCAACCTCGTTCGCCAGCGTCGGGCAAACCCCGAATCAGCGCGCGGTGGCGGCGGCTGTCGAAGGCCTGGGCGCCGGTCATTCGGTGTACGAAAGCCTGCTGCTGTCGCCCTCGGCGGCCTCGGCGCAACAGGCGTTCCAGCAACTGAGCGGCGAAATCTACCCGGCGCTCGGCTCAATGCTGATCAATGACAGCCGCCAGTTGCGCGACGCGGTCGGCGAACGCCTGCACGATGCAAACGCCACGCACAGCAACGGCTGGATCAAGGCCCTCGGCGCCTGGGGTTCGACCGACTCCGGTCAGGACACGTCGCGCTACAGCACCTCGATCGGAGGTTTGCTGGCCGGCGTCGATGGCGCGCTGGACGAGCAGACCCGCATCGGTCTGGTCACCGGGTACAGCGACAGTTCGCTGAACATGGGCTCGGACACGCATTCGTCGGCCAAGGTCGACAGCTATCACCTCGGCGCCTACGCCGGTCACGACATCGGCGCCTGGCGCCTGAGCACCGGTGCGGCCTACAGCTGGCATCGCGCCGACGTCAAACGCGATCTGCAGTACGGTGATGTCAGCGCCAAACAGAAAACCAAGGTCGACGCGGCCACCACTCAGGTCTTCGGTGAAGCGGCTTATCGCCTGAACCTGCAACCGGTCGCGCTGGAGCCGTTCGCCAACCTCGCTTACGTGCATCTGGACACTGACGGCTTCACCGAAAAGGGCGACGCGGCGGCGCTGAAAAGCACCGGCGACCAGCGTGATGTGGTGCTCAGCACCCTTGGTGTACGGGCGGTCAAGCGGTTCAATTTGTCGGCCGGGCAGGCGCTGGACGTCAGCGGCCACCTCGGCTGGCAGCACAGCCTCAGCGACATCGACGCCGAACAGCATCTGCGTTTTGCCAGCGGCAGCACACCGTACTCGGTAGAGAGTTCGGCGCTGGTGCGCGATGCCGCGCTGGTGGGCGTACAAGCCAGCCTGGCGTTGAGCAAGGACGTGCGGGTCAACCTTGATTACAACGGGCAACTCGCCAACCGCGAGAAGAGCCATGGCGTGGGGCTGAGCCTGAACTGGCAGTTCTGA
- a CDS encoding TolC family outer membrane protein produces MFGCMNKLSMLGAALALLAGNSALAAMGPFEIYEQALRNDPVFLGAIKERDAGLENRIIGRAGLLPRVGYNYNKGRNSSKATSLDERARNRTEDRNYNSYGSTLTVQQPLLDYEAYAAYRKGVAQSLFADEAFRGKSQELLVRVLDNYTKALFAQDQIDIAQAKKKAYEQQFQQNEHMFKQGEGTRTDILEAESRYELATAEEIEARNEQDAALRELGALVGVPAVDIGDLAPLDQNFQTFALMPANYDTWHELAISNNPNLASQRQAVEVARYEVERNRAGHLPKVNAYASMRQNESESGNTYNQRYETNTIGFEVSVPLYAGGGVSASTRQASRTMEQAEYELDGKTRETLIELRRQFSACLSGVNKLRAYQKALTSAEALVVSTKQSILGGERTNLDALNAEQQLFTTRRDLAQARYDYLMAWTKLHYYAGTLNEQDLARVDEAFGQGPKPR; encoded by the coding sequence ATGTTCGGCTGTATGAATAAGCTTTCGATGTTGGGAGCAGCGCTCGCGCTGCTCGCAGGAAACAGCGCGCTGGCGGCCATGGGGCCATTCGAGATCTACGAGCAGGCATTGCGCAACGACCCGGTGTTCCTCGGCGCGATCAAGGAACGCGACGCGGGCCTGGAAAACCGCATCATCGGCCGCGCCGGGCTGTTGCCCAGGGTTGGCTACAACTACAACAAGGGCCGCAACTCGTCGAAAGCCACCTCGCTGGACGAGCGTGCGCGTAACCGCACCGAGGACCGCAACTACAACAGTTACGGTTCGACCCTGACGGTGCAGCAGCCGCTGCTCGACTACGAAGCCTACGCGGCGTATCGCAAAGGCGTGGCACAGTCGCTGTTCGCCGACGAGGCGTTTCGCGGCAAGAGCCAGGAACTGCTGGTCCGGGTGCTGGACAACTACACCAAAGCCTTGTTCGCCCAGGATCAGATCGACATCGCTCAGGCCAAGAAGAAGGCCTACGAGCAGCAGTTCCAGCAGAACGAGCACATGTTCAAGCAAGGCGAGGGCACGCGCACCGACATCCTTGAAGCCGAGTCGCGCTATGAGCTGGCGACCGCCGAGGAAATCGAGGCGCGCAACGAGCAAGACGCCGCACTGCGCGAACTCGGGGCGTTGGTGGGCGTGCCGGCGGTGGACATCGGCGATCTGGCGCCGCTGGATCAGAACTTCCAGACCTTCGCCTTGATGCCGGCCAACTACGACACCTGGCATGAACTGGCGATCAGCAACAACCCCAACCTCGCGTCGCAACGTCAGGCCGTGGAAGTGGCGCGGTACGAAGTCGAGCGCAACCGCGCCGGGCATCTGCCGAAGGTCAACGCCTACGCCTCGATGCGTCAGAACGAATCCGAGAGCGGCAACACCTATAACCAGCGCTATGAAACCAACACCATCGGTTTCGAAGTCAGCGTGCCGCTGTATGCCGGGGGCGGGGTGTCGGCCTCGACCCGTCAGGCCAGCCGCACCATGGAACAGGCGGAATACGAACTCGACGGCAAGACCCGAGAAACGCTGATCGAACTGCGCCGGCAGTTCAGTGCCTGCCTGTCGGGTGTCAACAAACTGCGCGCTTATCAGAAGGCACTGACCTCGGCTGAAGCGCTGGTGGTGTCGACCAAGCAAAGCATTCTTGGCGGTGAACGAACCAATCTGGATGCGTTGAACGCCGAACAACAACTATTTACCACCCGCCGCGATCTGGCTCAGGCACGCTACGACTACTTGATGGCCTGGACCAAGCTGCATTACTACGCGGGAACCCTGAACGAACAGGATCTGGCCCGGGTGGATGAGGCCTTTGGACAAGGCCCGAAACCCCGGTAA
- a CDS encoding HlyD family type I secretion periplasmic adaptor subunit — translation MSSASMNTENEANMEHAYITERPERDAKFFARMGWILALVGAGSFFTWAALAPLDQGIPVQGTVVVSGKRKAVQSMSSGVVSRILVREGEIVKQGQPLFRLDQTQVAADVQSLQAQYRMAWASLARWQAERDNLKAITFPAELSNDPDPRLALVLEGQRQLFSSRREAFYREQAGLRASIEGATSQLAGMRRARTDLNAQADSLQQQLSNLQPLADNGYIPRNRLMEYQRQLSQVQQQLAENTGESGRVEQGILESRLKLQQHGEEYQKEVRTQLADAQLKSVTLSEQLTSAGFDLQHSEILATADGVAVNLGVHTEGAVVRQGETLLEIVPQGTTLEVEGHLPINLIDKVGTHLPVDILFTAFNQSKTPRVPGEVSLISADQMVDEKTGVPYYVLRSSVSDQAMEKLHGLVIKPGMPAEMFVRTGERSLLNYLFKPLLDRAGSALTEE, via the coding sequence ATGAGCAGCGCCAGCATGAACACTGAAAACGAAGCGAACATGGAACACGCCTACATCACCGAGCGCCCGGAGCGCGATGCGAAATTCTTCGCGCGCATGGGCTGGATTCTCGCCCTCGTCGGTGCCGGCAGTTTCTTCACCTGGGCCGCACTGGCGCCACTGGATCAGGGCATTCCGGTGCAGGGCACCGTGGTGGTGTCGGGCAAACGCAAGGCCGTGCAATCGATGAGCAGCGGCGTGGTCAGCCGGATCCTGGTGCGCGAAGGCGAGATCGTCAAACAGGGCCAACCGCTGTTCCGCCTCGACCAGACGCAAGTTGCCGCCGATGTGCAATCGCTGCAAGCCCAGTACCGCATGGCCTGGGCCAGCCTCGCGCGCTGGCAGGCCGAGCGCGACAACCTCAAAGCGATCACCTTTCCCGCCGAGCTGAGCAACGACCCGGATCCGCGCCTGGCGCTGGTGCTTGAAGGTCAGCGCCAACTGTTCAGCAGCCGCCGCGAAGCGTTCTACCGCGAGCAGGCCGGGTTGCGTGCGAGCATCGAAGGTGCCACTTCTCAATTGGCCGGCATGCGTCGCGCGCGCACCGACCTCAATGCCCAGGCCGACTCTCTGCAACAGCAACTGAGCAATCTGCAGCCGCTGGCGGACAACGGCTACATCCCGCGCAACCGCTTGATGGAATACCAGCGTCAGCTGTCGCAAGTGCAGCAGCAACTGGCCGAGAACACCGGTGAAAGCGGCCGCGTGGAGCAGGGCATCCTCGAATCGCGTCTGAAGCTGCAACAGCATGGCGAGGAGTATCAGAAAGAAGTGCGCACGCAACTGGCCGACGCACAGCTCAAAAGCGTGACGCTGTCCGAGCAACTGACTTCGGCCGGGTTCGACCTGCAGCACAGCGAAATCCTCGCCACCGCCGACGGTGTGGCGGTCAACCTTGGCGTGCACACCGAAGGCGCCGTGGTGCGTCAGGGCGAAACCCTGCTGGAGATCGTTCCGCAAGGCACCACCCTGGAAGTGGAAGGGCACCTGCCGATCAACCTGATCGACAAGGTCGGTACGCATTTGCCGGTGGACATCCTTTTTACCGCGTTCAACCAGAGCAAGACCCCGCGCGTGCCGGGTGAGGTCAGCCTGATTTCCGCCGACCAGATGGTCGACGAAAAAACCGGCGTGCCGTACTACGTGTTGCGCAGCAGCGTCAGTGATCAGGCGATGGAAAAACTCCACGGCCTGGTGATCAAGCCCGGTATGCCGGCGGAGATGTTCGTGCGCACGGGCGAACGTTCACTGCTCAACTACCTGTTCAAACCGCTGCTCGATCGGGCCGGCTCTGCGTTGACCGAAGAATAA
- a CDS encoding type I secretion system permease/ATPase, with protein sequence MKMAKAPATAPLFKALGDYKSILISVGCFTALINVLMLVPSIYMLQVYDRVLSSQNETTLAMLSLMVVGFFAFIGMLEVIRSFIVIRIGSQLERRFNLRVYQAAFERNLFKGEGNAGQSLGDLTHIRQFVTGPALFAFFDAPWFPVYLFVIYLFNVWLGVLATAGALLLIALACLNEYMTKTPLGEAAGFSQKSSQLATSHLQNAETIQAMGMLGALRKRWFGVHSRFLGLQNQASDTGAVISSISKTLRLCLQSLVLGLGALLVIKGDMTAGMMIAGSILMGRVLSPIDQLIAVWKQWSGAKLAYRRLDSLLQAFPPSDDAMALPAPKGQITFEQVSAGPPGQRAATLHMINFNLGAGEVLGVLGASGSGKSTLARVLVGVWPTLGGTVRLDGADIHRWNRDELGPYVGYLPQDIELFSGSIAENIARFSEASPEKVVAAAQQAGVHEMILRLPQGYDTQLGEDGSGLSGGQKQRVALARAMYGDPSLVVLDEPNSNLDTVGEAALASAIAQLKAKGTTVVLVTHRSSVLAQADKLLVLNDGRLQAFGASQDVLKALSGAQEQQREKSAQAPGGLSMSRQYQPTTRNSGV encoded by the coding sequence ATGAAGATGGCGAAGGCCCCAGCCACCGCTCCCTTATTCAAGGCTTTGGGTGACTATAAAAGCATTCTGATCAGCGTCGGGTGCTTCACCGCACTGATTAACGTGCTGATGCTGGTGCCCTCCATTTATATGCTGCAGGTCTACGACCGCGTGCTGTCTTCGCAGAACGAAACCACGTTGGCGATGCTGTCGTTGATGGTCGTCGGGTTCTTTGCGTTCATCGGCATGCTGGAAGTGATCCGCAGCTTCATCGTGATCCGCATCGGCAGCCAACTGGAGCGCCGCTTCAACCTGCGGGTGTATCAGGCGGCGTTCGAGCGCAACCTGTTCAAGGGCGAGGGCAACGCCGGGCAATCGCTGGGCGACCTGACCCACATTCGTCAATTTGTCACCGGGCCGGCCCTGTTCGCGTTTTTCGATGCGCCGTGGTTCCCGGTGTACCTGTTCGTTATCTACCTGTTCAATGTCTGGCTCGGTGTGCTGGCCACCGCCGGCGCGCTGCTGCTGATTGCGCTGGCGTGCCTCAACGAATACATGACCAAGACGCCGCTGGGCGAAGCCGCCGGTTTCTCGCAGAAATCCAGCCAACTGGCGACCAGCCACCTGCAAAACGCCGAAACCATTCAAGCCATGGGCATGCTCGGGGCGCTGCGCAAGCGCTGGTTTGGCGTGCACTCGCGTTTCCTCGGCCTGCAGAACCAGGCCAGCGACACGGGCGCAGTGATCAGCTCGATCAGTAAAACCCTGCGCCTGTGCCTGCAATCGCTGGTGCTGGGCCTCGGTGCCTTGCTGGTGATCAAGGGCGACATGACTGCCGGCATGATGATCGCCGGTTCGATCCTGATGGGCCGCGTGCTGAGCCCGATCGACCAGTTGATCGCGGTGTGGAAACAGTGGAGCGGGGCGAAGCTTGCTTACCGTCGTCTGGACTCGCTGCTGCAGGCGTTCCCGCCGAGTGACGACGCCATGGCGCTGCCGGCGCCGAAAGGCCAGATCACCTTCGAGCAAGTCAGTGCCGGCCCTCCTGGTCAGCGCGCGGCGACCTTGCACATGATCAATTTCAATCTGGGCGCTGGCGAAGTGCTGGGCGTGCTTGGCGCCTCCGGTTCCGGCAAGTCGACCCTGGCCCGAGTGCTGGTCGGCGTGTGGCCGACCCTCGGTGGCACGGTGCGCCTGGACGGTGCCGACATCCATCGCTGGAACCGCGACGAACTCGGCCCGTACGTTGGTTATTTGCCGCAGGACATCGAACTGTTCAGCGGCAGCATTGCCGAGAACATCGCCCGTTTCAGCGAGGCCAGCCCGGAAAAAGTCGTGGCCGCTGCGCAGCAGGCCGGCGTGCACGAGATGATCTTGCGCTTGCCGCAAGGCTACGACACGCAATTGGGCGAGGACGGCAGTGGCCTGTCCGGCGGTCAGAAGCAGCGCGTGGCACTGGCCCGCGCGATGTATGGCGACCCGAGCCTGGTAGTGCTTGATGAGCCGAACTCCAACCTCGACACCGTCGGTGAAGCGGCGCTGGCCAGTGCCATCGCCCAGCTCAAGGCCAAAGGCACCACGGTGGTGCTGGTGACGCATCGTTCTTCGGTATTGGCTCAGGCTGACAAGTTGCTGGTGCTCAATGACGGCCGCTTGCAGGCGTTTGGCGCCAGTCAGGATGTACTCAAGGCGCTGTCCGGCGCCCAGGAACAACAACGGGAAAAATCTGCGCAGGCACCGGGCGGGCTCAGCATGAGCCGGCAGTACCAGCCCACGACAAGGAATTCGGGTGTATGA
- a CDS encoding AprI/Inh family metalloprotease inhibitor, producing MICKAFTYKAMAWLSAAFIMISGETTMASSLRLEDPSVFAGQWQAILTAPDDASEAQALQDKPSNTCLIDLEPNQTLGKGADCLGAWLEQMPIGWFPDPDGLSITGKEGSRIQFFSRQRDGLYLSTLKSGLVITLKRNAPQP from the coding sequence ATGATCTGTAAAGCTTTTACCTACAAGGCAATGGCGTGGCTTTCAGCGGCGTTCATCATGATTTCTGGAGAAACAACCATGGCAAGCAGCCTCAGACTTGAAGATCCATCGGTTTTCGCCGGGCAGTGGCAAGCCATTCTGACGGCGCCCGATGACGCCTCAGAGGCGCAGGCATTGCAGGACAAACCCTCGAACACCTGCCTGATCGATCTGGAACCCAACCAGACACTGGGCAAGGGCGCCGATTGCCTGGGGGCATGGCTTGAGCAAATGCCGATCGGCTGGTTTCCCGACCCGGACGGCCTGTCGATTACCGGCAAGGAAGGTTCAAGAATCCAGTTTTTCAGCCGACAACGTGATGGGCTTTATCTGAGTACTTTGAAGTCGGGTCTGGTGATTACGCTCAAGCGCAATGCGCCACAGCCGTGA
- a CDS encoding serralysin family metalloprotease: MSKVKANAIDTAEQAFVPVGAVQPLAATSSAWNQINSFSHQYDRGGNLTVNGKPSFSVDQAATQLLRDGASWHDLDNSGKIELTYTFLTAKTANFSGLGVTGFSQFSALQKTQAVLAMQSWADVANVTFTEAARGGDGHMTFGNYSGGQEGAAAFAFLPGTEPGYDGQSWYLTGSGYDVNKTPGLNNYGRQTLTHEIGHTLGLSHPGDYNAGEGNPTYNDASYGQDTRGYSLMSYWSESNTAQNFSKGGVEAYASGPLMDDIAAIQKLYGANLNTRTGDTTYGFNSNAGRDFLSASSSSDKLVFSVWDAGGKDTLDFSGFTQNQKINLNEASFSDVGGMIGNVSIAKGVTIENAIGGSGNDLLIGNSVSNELKGGAGNDIIYGAGGGDKLWGGSGSDTFVFAASSDSKPGAIDQILDFVSGLDKIDLSAITNGAGLHFVSNFTGAAGDAILTSSGGNSLLSVDFSGHGVADFQVSTVGQAATSDIVA, translated from the coding sequence ATGTCGAAAGTAAAAGCTAACGCTATTGATACCGCCGAACAGGCATTCGTGCCGGTAGGCGCAGTGCAACCCTTGGCGGCAACCAGCTCCGCCTGGAACCAGATCAATAGCTTCAGCCACCAGTACGACCGTGGTGGCAACCTCACGGTCAATGGCAAACCCTCCTTCTCGGTGGATCAAGCCGCCACTCAACTGCTGCGGGATGGTGCTTCCTGGCACGATCTGGACAACAGCGGCAAGATCGAACTGACCTATACCTTTCTGACCGCCAAAACCGCCAACTTCAGCGGCCTGGGTGTCACCGGTTTCAGTCAGTTCAGCGCCCTGCAGAAAACCCAGGCGGTGCTCGCCATGCAATCCTGGGCTGATGTCGCCAACGTGACGTTCACCGAAGCTGCCCGTGGTGGCGATGGTCACATGACCTTCGGTAACTACAGCGGCGGTCAGGAAGGCGCGGCGGCGTTTGCCTTCCTGCCAGGCACCGAGCCAGGCTATGACGGTCAGTCCTGGTACCTGACCGGCAGTGGCTATGACGTCAACAAAACCCCGGGGCTGAACAATTACGGGCGTCAAACCCTGACGCACGAAATCGGTCACACCCTGGGCCTGTCTCACCCTGGCGACTACAACGCCGGCGAAGGCAACCCGACCTATAACGATGCTTCCTACGGGCAAGACACCCGTGGTTACAGCCTCATGAGTTACTGGAGTGAAAGCAACACCGCCCAGAACTTCAGCAAGGGCGGTGTGGAAGCCTATGCCTCCGGCCCGCTGATGGACGACATCGCGGCGATCCAGAAGCTTTACGGTGCCAACCTGAACACTCGTACCGGTGACACCACCTACGGCTTCAACTCCAACGCCGGTCGCGATTTCCTCAGCGCCTCGTCGTCGAGCGACAAGCTGGTGTTCTCGGTGTGGGATGCGGGCGGCAAGGATACTCTGGATTTCTCGGGTTTCACTCAGAACCAGAAGATCAACCTCAATGAAGCTTCGTTCTCCGATGTTGGCGGCATGATCGGCAACGTATCCATTGCCAAGGGCGTCACCATCGAGAACGCCATCGGCGGTTCGGGCAACGACCTGCTGATCGGCAACAGTGTGTCCAACGAGCTGAAGGGCGGTGCTGGCAACGACATCATCTACGGCGCCGGTGGCGGGGACAAACTGTGGGGCGGCTCAGGTTCGGACACGTTTGTGTTCGCGGCCAGTTCCGACTCCAAGCCGGGTGCGATCGATCAGATCCTCGATTTCGTCAGCGGTCTGGACAAAATCGACCTGAGCGCCATCACCAACGGTGCAGGCCTGCACTTCGTCAGCAACTTCACCGGTGCAGCCGGCGACGCGATCCTGACTTCGTCGGGCGGCAACAGTCTGTTGTCGGTGGACTTCTCCGGACACGGTGTGGCGGACTTCCAGGTCAGCACCGTTGGCCAGGCAGCGACCAGCGACATCGTGGCGTGA
- a CDS encoding polyamine ABC transporter substrate-binding protein yields MLQKTLTLAPLLLAASISHAAETVKVYNWSDYIAPDTTKNFQKDTGIGVTYDVYDSNETLDGKLMTGKSGYDVVFPSNHFMARQIQGGALKKLDKSLLPNWKNLNPVLLKALQVNDPNNEHGFPYLWGSTGIGYNIAKVKAVLGDNAPVDSWDLIFKPEYMEKLQKCGVAILDNGPELLPAALNYLGLPPHSKNPEDYKKAEALLMKVRPYVSYFHSSKYTSDLANGDICVAVGFSGDILQAENRAREAKNGIDIGYAIPKEGAAIWFDMVAMPADAPDEKAGYAFMNYLLRPDVMAGISNYVHYANGNEQADGLIDPAIKSDTKVYPSPEMMGKLFALEAMPLNIDRIRTRVWNKIRTGS; encoded by the coding sequence ATGCTCCAGAAAACACTCACCCTGGCGCCGCTGCTGCTGGCCGCCTCGATCAGCCATGCCGCCGAAACGGTCAAGGTTTATAACTGGTCCGACTACATCGCGCCGGACACCACGAAAAACTTCCAGAAAGACACCGGCATCGGCGTCACCTATGACGTCTATGACAGCAACGAAACCCTCGACGGCAAGTTGATGACTGGCAAATCCGGTTACGACGTGGTGTTCCCGTCCAACCACTTCATGGCTCGGCAGATCCAGGGCGGGGCGCTGAAGAAGCTCGACAAGAGCCTGTTGCCGAACTGGAAGAACCTCAACCCGGTGTTGCTCAAGGCCCTGCAGGTCAATGACCCGAATAACGAGCATGGCTTCCCGTACCTGTGGGGCAGCACCGGCATCGGCTACAACATCGCCAAGGTCAAAGCGGTATTGGGCGACAACGCGCCGGTGGATTCCTGGGACCTGATTTTCAAGCCCGAGTACATGGAAAAACTGCAGAAATGCGGGGTCGCCATCCTCGACAACGGCCCGGAATTACTGCCGGCGGCGCTCAATTACCTCGGGTTGCCGCCACACAGCAAGAACCCCGAAGACTACAAGAAGGCGGAAGCGCTGCTGATGAAAGTGCGGCCGTATGTCAGTTACTTCCATTCCTCGAAGTACACCAGCGACCTGGCCAATGGTGATATCTGCGTCGCGGTCGGTTTCTCCGGCGACATTCTGCAAGCGGAAAACCGCGCCAGGGAAGCCAAGAACGGCATCGACATCGGTTACGCGATTCCCAAGGAAGGTGCAGCGATCTGGTTCGACATGGTCGCCATGCCCGCCGATGCGCCGGACGAGAAGGCCGGTTATGCCTTCATGAACTACCTGTTGCGCCCGGACGTAATGGCCGGCATCAGCAATTACGTGCACTACGCCAATGGCAACGAACAGGCTGACGGCCTGATCGACCCGGCGATCAAGAGCGACACCAAGGTCTATCCGAGCCCGGAGATGATGGGCAAGCTGTTTGCGCTGGAGGCGATGCCGCTGAATATCGACCGGATCCGCACGCGGGTGTGGAACAAGATCCGGACCGGTAGCTGA
- a CDS encoding cupin domain-containing protein: protein MSITQFKNTATLQLDESSPVAVPLGEPVAIASITSVERDDGVETGVWECTPGRWRRQITAQEFCHFISGRCTFTPDDGGATLHIQGGDALMLPANTLGIWDIQETVRKTYVLIF from the coding sequence ATGAGCATTACGCAGTTCAAAAACACCGCCACCCTGCAACTCGACGAGTCCAGTCCGGTCGCCGTGCCACTCGGTGAGCCGGTCGCCATTGCCTCGATCACCAGTGTCGAGCGCGACGACGGCGTCGAAACCGGCGTCTGGGAATGCACCCCGGGGCGCTGGCGCCGGCAGATCACCGCTCAGGAGTTCTGCCACTTCATCTCCGGTCGTTGCACGTTCACCCCGGACGACGGCGGCGCAACCCTGCACATACAAGGTGGCGACGCACTGATGTTGCCGGCCAACACGCTCGGTATTTGGGATATCCAGGAGACCGTGCGCAAGACCTACGTCCTGATTTTCTGA